The Phocoena phocoena chromosome 4, mPhoPho1.1, whole genome shotgun sequence genome contains a region encoding:
- the KRTAP23-1 gene encoding LOW QUALITY PROTEIN: keratin-associated protein 23-1 (The sequence of the model RefSeq protein was modified relative to this genomic sequence to represent the inferred CDS: inserted 1 base in 1 codon; substituted 1 base at 1 genomic stop codon) gives MSYNCCSRKFSSHSLGGYQCXPGFSRGSFYPSNLVYSTXPLLSQHLPAGLLSLQSGDLL, from the exons ATGTCCTACAATTGCTGCTCTAGAAAATTCTCCTCCCACTCCCTTGGGGGCTACCAGTGCTAGCCAGGCTTCTCCCGTGGCTCCTTCTACCCCAGCAACCTGGTCTACAGCA GACCTCTGCTCTCCCAACACCTGCCAGCTGGACTTCTCTCTCTACAGTCAGGAGACCTGCTGTGA
- the LOC136122096 gene encoding keratin-associated protein 13-2-like, translating to MSYNCSSGNFSHSLGDHLSYPGSSCGSSYPSNLVYSTDCCSPSTCQPSCVVFSPHLMSCYSLRTSMLCRHFQITYYGSLDCGSIRGYSLGYGSRSSYSLDYGSRSSSSLGCGSSVFRPLCYGVHGFPSLIYGSRFDYPTYLASRSFQSSGYRATYRSAFCRPTF from the coding sequence ATGTCCTACAACTGCTCCTCTGGAAACTTCTCCCACTCCCTTGGGGACCACCTGAGCTACCCAGGCTCCTCCTGTGGCTCTTCCTACCCCAGCAACCTTGTGTACAGCACTGACTGCTGCTCCCCCAGCACCTGCCAGCCCTCCTGTGTGGTGTTCAGTCCCCACCTGATGTCCTGCTACAGCCTGAGGACCTCCATGCTCTGCAGACACTTCCAGATAACTTATTATGGGTCTCTGGACTGTGGGTCCATCAGAGGCTACTCCCTGGGTTATGGATCTAGAAGCTCCTACTCCCTGGATTATGGATCCAGAAGTTCCTCCTCACTGGGCTGTGGATCCAGTGTATTCAGACCCCTGTGTTATGGAGTTCATGGTTTCCCTTCCCTGATCTATGGCTCCAGGTTTGACTACCCAACATACTTGGCTTCTAGGAGCTTTCAATCTTCTGGTTATAGGGCAACCTATAGATCAGCCTTCTGTAGGCCAACTTTCTGA